A single Chryseobacterium sp. DNA region contains:
- a CDS encoding calcineurin-like phosphoesterase C-terminal domain-containing protein, which produces MSIKFLMPCVLVSAMAFSQTSVSGYVYEDSNKNQKKESREKGIEGVAVSNGVQVVLTDKNGRYSLPVQEDQTVFVIKPSGYQTALNNNNLPQFYYHYKPKGSPADFKYKGVAPTGDLPKELNFPLYKQNENKNFDILVFGDPQPYTEKELDYFKRGIVNEVKNTRKNAVLGISLGDLVGDNLSLQKPYAEVMKEVGLPWYNVMGNHDMNYDAKEDRLSDETFESNFGPANYSFNYGNVHFIILDDILYPDPRDGKGYWGGFREDQLQFIENDLKRVDKNKLVVVSFHIPLEHKNEDSFRNADRQKLFDFLHPFDNVLLLSAHTHIQQQIFYGKKAGWNGVKDLHEYNVGTTCGDWYSGTPDDSGLPTSTMRDGTAKGYSFISFADNQYKVKYKTAGKPDDYQIQLYVPKVIPYPSKTSAKVMANFFMGSKKDKVEYRIDNGVWEEMEYDETIDPNFALSVFKWDATEKILPGRRPSNPEMSKHIWEADFPKKLALGKHKVEVRAVDMYGNQFSASEEFEVQNAIQIP; this is translated from the coding sequence ATGAGCATAAAATTTTTGATGCCTTGTGTATTGGTTTCGGCAATGGCATTTTCTCAGACCTCGGTCTCTGGTTATGTGTATGAAGACAGCAATAAAAACCAAAAGAAAGAAAGCCGTGAAAAAGGCATAGAAGGAGTTGCTGTTTCCAATGGAGTTCAGGTCGTTCTGACAGATAAAAATGGAAGATACAGCCTGCCGGTTCAGGAAGATCAGACTGTTTTTGTCATAAAGCCCTCAGGCTATCAAACTGCTTTAAACAATAATAACCTGCCGCAGTTTTATTACCATTATAAACCAAAAGGTTCACCGGCTGATTTCAAATATAAAGGAGTTGCCCCTACAGGAGATCTTCCCAAAGAATTGAACTTTCCGCTATATAAGCAAAACGAAAATAAAAACTTCGATATTCTGGTTTTCGGAGATCCCCAGCCTTATACAGAAAAAGAACTTGATTATTTCAAAAGAGGAATCGTTAACGAGGTTAAAAATACCAGGAAAAATGCAGTATTGGGAATCAGTTTAGGAGATTTGGTGGGAGATAACCTAAGTCTGCAAAAACCGTATGCTGAGGTGATGAAAGAGGTCGGGCTGCCATGGTATAATGTAATGGGAAATCATGATATGAATTATGATGCTAAAGAAGACCGCCTGTCTGATGAAACATTTGAATCCAACTTTGGACCTGCCAACTATTCCTTTAACTACGGTAATGTACATTTCATTATTCTGGATGATATTCTTTATCCGGACCCTAGAGATGGAAAAGGATATTGGGGTGGATTTCGTGAAGACCAGCTTCAGTTCATTGAAAATGATCTGAAACGGGTGGATAAAAATAAATTGGTTGTGGTGTCATTCCATATTCCGCTGGAACATAAGAACGAAGACAGTTTCAGAAATGCAGACCGTCAGAAGTTATTCGATTTCCTGCACCCTTTTGACAATGTATTGCTTTTATCGGCCCATACCCATATCCAGCAGCAGATTTTCTATGGTAAAAAAGCAGGTTGGAACGGAGTGAAAGACCTGCATGAATATAATGTGGGAACTACTTGTGGTGACTGGTATTCAGGAACACCGGATGATTCGGGACTTCCTACGTCAACGATGAGAGACGGAACAGCCAAAGGATACTCTTTTATCAGCTTTGCAGATAACCAATATAAAGTGAAATACAAAACAGCCGGAAAACCGGATGATTATCAAATACAGCTATACGTTCCGAAAGTTATTCCTTATCCGTCAAAAACATCTGCCAAGGTAATGGCGAATTTCTTTATGGGAAGCAAAAAAGATAAAGTTGAGTACAGAATAGACAACGGGGTATGGGAAGAGATGGAGTATGATGAAACCATTGATCCTAATTTTGCTCTTTCCGTTTTCAAATGGGATGCTACGGAGAAAATCTTACCGGGAAGAAGACCTTCCAATCCTGAAATGTCAAAACATATCTGGGAGGCCGATTTCCCTAAAAAACTGGCATTGGGAAAACATAAAGTTGAGGTTAGAGCAGTTGATATGTATGGAAACCAGTTCTCCGCTTCAGAAGAATTTGAAGTACAGAACGCGATCCAGATTCCTTAA
- a CDS encoding 3-ketoacyl-ACP reductase, translating to MNINGKNAIVTGGGRGLGKAVALALANEGVNVAITGRNEENLKNTVDEIQKLGVKAAYAVFSIDDETAVKEGINTLAETLGGVDILVNNAGIGDFGTLEDMPSETWEQVIKTNLFGVYYAAKAVHPFMKAKGEGDIVNVASTAGLKGGPNMSAYAASKAAVVSLSQSMMAEWRKQNIRVITLTPSTIASDMSIQGGLTDGNPDTVLQPEDFAEWVRDILKMNRRALIANGSIFSTNP from the coding sequence ATGAATATAAACGGAAAAAATGCCATCGTAACAGGTGGCGGAAGAGGGCTGGGAAAAGCTGTCGCTCTAGCTTTAGCCAATGAAGGGGTAAACGTTGCCATTACAGGAAGAAACGAAGAAAATTTAAAAAATACAGTGGATGAGATTCAAAAACTGGGAGTGAAAGCAGCATATGCTGTCTTCAGTATTGATGATGAAACTGCTGTGAAAGAAGGAATCAATACATTGGCTGAAACGCTGGGTGGAGTGGATATCCTGGTTAACAATGCTGGAATCGGAGATTTTGGAACCCTTGAGGACATGCCGTCTGAAACCTGGGAACAGGTGATCAAAACCAATTTGTTTGGCGTATATTACGCAGCTAAAGCAGTACATCCCTTTATGAAAGCCAAAGGAGAAGGTGATATTGTAAACGTAGCTTCTACAGCAGGTTTAAAAGGAGGTCCCAATATGTCGGCCTATGCAGCTTCAAAGGCAGCGGTAGTTTCTTTATCCCAATCGATGATGGCAGAATGGAGAAAGCAGAATATCCGTGTGATTACCCTGACTCCAAGTACCATTGCTTCAGATATGAGCATCCAGGGAGGACTGACCGATGGAAATCCGGATACTGTTTTACAGCCTGAAGACTTTGCTGAATGGGTAAGAGATATTCTTAAAATGAACAGAAGAGCGCTGATTGCCAATGGTTCTATTTTCTCTACAAATCCATAA
- a CDS encoding SusC/RagA family TonB-linked outer membrane protein — protein MRKETQKLLVFSLLGLISINLTAQQKTKKDTIKGLDEVVVTALGIKRHDKSLGYSTQTVKSDEILKTQNNNWAQALEGKVAGLKVQTAGAGPLGTSRITLRGDISMNMGNNGALIVVDGVPLSEKRTGTGTAAYGAGSGGDLPIDYGDSFNSINPDDIESISILKGPTASALYGSRGSRGAIMITTKSGKTKKGKIQVTLNSYTSYDTVLKWPDYQYEYGQGTQQKDKNGNYYYSYGASPDGVNTGSTSSAFGPKFDGQYYFQYDPAVEGQSKERQLWRPYKDNIKGFWQVGSTYSNSLSLEQSNESTAFRTSLSYLKNEWMMPNTGFDRLNAALSLDHKLSSRLKIGTKINFSQTKSDNLPATGYNNQSISYFMIFQNPNVDLEWYRPIWKKGQEQVDQIHPFSSYIDNPYLIAYENLNSTNKKTLTGNINISYQLAKNFDIAYKSGLEWNNELRTQRRPWSSANYLKGYYREQYIRYLDLNNDILLTYKNKFGNIGFTASAGGNIRYHEYTMNDYRANGLNKAGLYQLSNATSLENRLPKPNDNQVNSMYALANFSYKDMVFLDVTARNDWSSTLPSHNRSYFYPSVSSSFVLSDIFKVKSDQFNFWKLRLSWSKVGNDTYNYMLEKYYENSVFTGSVESPLLYPNPDLRPEMITNIEGGMDFTMLKNRLTFNFTAYQNNSKDQTIIIPVLYETGYNKRIINSGELRNRGIEMSLSAYPVKNKDFSWNVNANWSMNRNKILSLPEEFKGLPYTMASVGGVVYYNAVVGGSLGDIYGYGLMYSPDGKVIYGTDGLTAKPTEVRKIGNAYPKWRAGLQNEFRYKNITVSFSFDGQYKGMAYSQSHHKMSEQGKLAHTLAGRDNPGGLIVGDGVVQNPDGSFSPNTKGVPVSAYYGDYYRRANVETNSFDTSFIKLRDARISYSFPKSVITPLKVTDLTLALFGRNLWMWTKFPLFDPEAATLDDSTITPGVEMGQLPTARTVGIQLNVKF, from the coding sequence ATGCGTAAAGAGACACAAAAGCTATTGGTTTTTTCGCTGTTAGGATTAATCAGCATCAATCTGACGGCTCAGCAGAAAACCAAGAAAGATACGATTAAAGGACTTGACGAAGTAGTAGTGACTGCTCTGGGAATCAAAAGGCATGATAAGTCTTTGGGGTATTCTACCCAGACAGTCAAATCCGATGAGATTTTGAAGACCCAGAATAACAACTGGGCACAGGCTCTGGAAGGTAAAGTAGCAGGACTAAAAGTGCAGACTGCAGGTGCCGGGCCTCTTGGAACAAGCCGCATTACCCTTCGTGGAGACATCTCTATGAACATGGGGAATAACGGAGCCCTGATTGTTGTCGACGGCGTTCCTTTAAGTGAAAAAAGAACCGGAACCGGAACTGCAGCCTACGGAGCGGGTTCAGGAGGCGATCTACCTATTGATTACGGAGATAGCTTCAACAGTATCAATCCTGATGATATTGAATCCATCTCAATTCTGAAAGGCCCAACCGCATCAGCATTGTATGGTTCCAGAGGTTCCAGGGGAGCGATTATGATTACCACAAAATCCGGTAAAACCAAAAAAGGGAAAATACAGGTTACCCTAAACTCATATACAAGCTATGATACGGTGCTTAAATGGCCGGATTACCAGTATGAATACGGCCAGGGAACCCAGCAAAAAGACAAAAACGGGAATTATTACTATTCTTACGGGGCTTCCCCGGATGGCGTGAATACAGGTTCCACAAGCAGTGCCTTCGGGCCGAAGTTTGACGGACAATATTACTTCCAGTATGATCCTGCTGTAGAAGGGCAGAGTAAGGAAAGACAGCTTTGGAGACCCTATAAGGATAATATCAAAGGCTTCTGGCAGGTAGGATCTACCTATTCAAACAGCTTGTCTTTGGAACAGTCTAATGAGTCTACCGCTTTCAGAACATCACTTTCTTATCTGAAGAATGAGTGGATGATGCCTAATACAGGTTTCGACAGATTGAATGCCGCATTGTCTTTAGATCACAAGCTGAGCAGCAGATTAAAGATAGGAACTAAGATCAATTTCAGCCAGACCAAAAGTGATAACCTTCCGGCTACAGGATATAATAATCAGTCGATCTCTTATTTCATGATTTTCCAAAATCCCAATGTAGATCTTGAATGGTACAGACCGATCTGGAAGAAGGGACAGGAACAGGTAGATCAGATTCACCCTTTCAGTTCATACATCGATAACCCGTATCTGATTGCCTATGAAAACCTGAACAGTACCAATAAAAAGACTCTGACAGGAAATATCAATATCAGTTACCAGCTGGCAAAGAATTTTGATATTGCCTATAAATCAGGCTTGGAATGGAACAATGAACTCCGTACCCAAAGAAGGCCCTGGAGCTCTGCCAATTATCTGAAAGGCTATTACAGGGAACAGTACATCAGATATCTGGACCTGAACAATGATATCCTCCTTACCTATAAAAACAAATTTGGAAATATTGGTTTCACAGCCTCTGCCGGAGGTAATATCAGGTATCATGAATATACCATGAATGATTACAGAGCCAATGGGCTCAATAAAGCAGGGCTTTACCAGCTGTCCAATGCCACATCATTAGAAAACAGGCTTCCAAAGCCTAATGATAATCAGGTAAACAGTATGTATGCCCTGGCCAATTTCAGTTATAAAGATATGGTTTTCCTTGATGTGACGGCCAGAAACGATTGGAGCAGTACCCTTCCCAGCCACAACAGGTCTTATTTCTACCCATCGGTATCTTCTTCCTTTGTATTATCGGATATTTTTAAGGTAAAATCAGATCAGTTCAATTTCTGGAAACTTAGATTATCATGGTCGAAAGTAGGAAATGACACCTACAATTACATGCTTGAGAAATACTATGAAAATAGTGTGTTTACAGGATCTGTAGAGTCTCCGCTGCTGTATCCCAACCCCGATCTGAGACCGGAGATGATTACCAATATAGAAGGCGGTATGGATTTTACCATGCTGAAAAACAGGCTGACCTTTAACTTTACGGCCTATCAAAATAATTCTAAGGATCAGACGATCATCATTCCTGTATTGTATGAAACCGGTTACAATAAAAGAATTATTAATTCCGGGGAGCTGAGAAACAGGGGGATCGAAATGTCTTTAAGCGCTTATCCCGTTAAAAACAAAGATTTCTCATGGAATGTGAATGCCAACTGGTCGATGAACAGGAATAAAATCCTTTCTCTTCCGGAAGAATTTAAAGGGCTTCCATATACCATGGCAAGTGTGGGAGGCGTAGTGTATTATAACGCTGTAGTGGGAGGTTCACTTGGGGATATCTACGGATACGGCCTGATGTATTCACCGGATGGAAAAGTGATCTATGGCACAGATGGGCTTACCGCTAAACCAACAGAGGTAAGAAAAATAGGAAATGCCTACCCGAAATGGAGAGCAGGGCTTCAGAATGAATTCAGATACAAAAATATTACCGTAAGCTTTTCATTCGACGGACAGTATAAAGGCATGGCTTACTCACAGTCCCATCATAAAATGTCTGAACAGGGCAAACTGGCCCATACCCTTGCAGGAAGAGACAACCCGGGAGGTTTGATTGTAGGGGACGGAGTGGTTCAGAATCCTGACGGCAGCTTCTCTCCGAATACCAAAGGAGTTCCTGTTTCTGCCTATTATGGAGATTATTACAGAAGGGCGAATGTGGAAACCAATTCATTTGATACCTCATTCATTAAGCTGAGAGATGCCAGAATTTCTTACTCATTTCCAAAATCAGTGATCACTCCTTTAAAAGTAACAGACCTTACCCTTGCTTTATTTGGAAGAAACCTTTGGATGTGGACAAAATTTCCACTGTTTGACCCGGAAGCTGCGACACTTGACGACTCTACCATTACACCGGGTGTTGAAATGGGACAATTGCCTACAGCCAGAACGGTCGGAATTCAGTTAAATGTTAAATTCTAA
- a CDS encoding MFS transporter produces MKLINIYTSSFKGLSQESWMLALVMLINRAGSMVLPFLGVYMTDHLHFSIENSGIVLSFFGIGSVIGSWLGGLITDKIGEYRVQSLSLLLSVPLFCLIPLFKTEAGLAGIILLQSIVSETFRPANSVAITKYARPENITRAFSLNRMAVNLGFSIGPALGGILSAISYEFLFFSNALAAFLAGLMYIWFFRKRTRLARKKARNVKEAVAVKKENSPYRDGKFLMYCLFCMLFSICFFQLFSTLTIFYKDTAHLSQQNIGFMLGYSGFLIVLLEMGFVQLAEKYFTLAFTMLIGTFLCGLSYAMLAFDYSMVALMLSMTLLCIGEIWTLPFMSTITALRSGENNKGAYMGLNGISFSLAFIITPYIGTLIADKLGFNTLWIGTGILAAAIAVAFYFIVPWMLKDKNKTGEEIA; encoded by the coding sequence GTGAAACTTATAAACATATACACGAGTTCTTTCAAAGGACTCTCGCAGGAGAGTTGGATGCTGGCGTTGGTAATGCTAATCAACAGGGCTGGTTCTATGGTACTCCCTTTTTTAGGGGTATACATGACTGATCATTTACATTTTAGCATTGAAAATTCCGGAATTGTTCTGAGCTTTTTTGGAATAGGTTCAGTGATTGGATCATGGCTGGGCGGATTGATCACCGATAAGATAGGTGAATACAGGGTACAAAGCTTAAGCTTGCTGCTGAGTGTTCCTTTATTCTGCCTGATTCCCCTTTTTAAAACAGAAGCTGGATTGGCTGGTATTATTTTGCTGCAGAGTATTGTAAGTGAGACCTTCCGTCCGGCCAACTCGGTAGCTATTACCAAATATGCCAGACCTGAGAATATTACCCGGGCCTTTTCATTAAACAGAATGGCGGTTAATTTGGGATTTTCCATAGGCCCTGCATTGGGAGGAATCCTGTCTGCCATTTCTTATGAATTTTTATTTTTCAGTAATGCTTTGGCGGCTTTCCTGGCTGGATTGATGTATATCTGGTTTTTTAGAAAACGTACCAGATTAGCCAGAAAGAAAGCCCGGAACGTAAAAGAGGCCGTTGCGGTTAAAAAAGAAAATTCCCCTTACAGGGATGGCAAATTTTTGATGTACTGCCTGTTCTGTATGCTTTTTTCGATCTGCTTTTTCCAGTTATTCAGTACCCTGACTATCTTTTACAAAGATACGGCACATCTGAGCCAGCAGAATATCGGATTTATGCTGGGATACAGCGGCTTTCTGATTGTACTGCTTGAGATGGGATTTGTACAGCTGGCGGAAAAGTATTTCACGCTGGCCTTTACCATGCTGATAGGAACATTCTTATGTGGGCTTTCATATGCGATGCTGGCTTTTGATTATAGCATGGTCGCTCTAATGCTTTCCATGACACTGCTTTGTATCGGTGAAATATGGACACTGCCTTTTATGTCAACCATTACAGCACTGCGCTCAGGCGAAAACAATAAAGGAGCTTATATGGGTCTGAACGGAATATCTTTCTCCTTAGCATTTATCATTACACCCTATATAGGGACATTGATTGCCGATAAATTAGGTTTTAATACATTATGGATCGGAACAGGAATTTTAGCGGCAGCTATTGCTGTTGCTTTCTACTTTATTGTTCCATGGATGCTTAAAGATAAAAATAAGACGGGAGAAGAGATTGCTTAA
- a CDS encoding glycosyl transferase family 1, giving the protein MEQKKILIITYYWPPAGGPGVQRWLKFAKYLPDFGWKPVIYTPENPSYPLLDESLMKDVPEGIEMVRTKIWEPYQLAEKLNKSNKKFKAGQFDVGKNQSWKSRLSIWVRGNFFIPDARVFWVKPSVKFLEKYLKENKIETVVTSGPPHSLHLIGLGLKEKFPHLKWIADFRDPWTEISYYKHLKLTKTSDKKHRQLENAVFKNADITLATSYTDAENFRKAGANAVCITNGFDESDAGKTVRQNSENFTLSYIGVLEQLRNPENLWKVLDALVNENTDFAENFTLKFVGRIDDKILNSIENSSLKNHILNMGYLSHGNAVKEMQNADMLLITNFPNESSKGIIPGKIFEYLASGKQILSFGPDKADVTKILEETNAGKHFSYSDSEAVKQFILEKFELWKSGNLIENTQYIEQFSRRNLTKKLAEIL; this is encoded by the coding sequence TTGGAACAAAAGAAAATATTGATTATCACCTATTACTGGCCTCCTGCGGGAGGTCCTGGTGTTCAAAGGTGGCTTAAGTTTGCGAAATACCTGCCTGATTTCGGCTGGAAGCCTGTAATCTATACTCCGGAAAACCCGAGTTATCCGTTGTTGGATGAAAGCCTGATGAAGGATGTTCCGGAAGGCATTGAAATGGTGAGAACAAAGATCTGGGAGCCTTACCAGCTGGCTGAGAAACTTAATAAAAGTAATAAGAAGTTTAAGGCCGGACAGTTTGATGTAGGCAAAAACCAAAGCTGGAAATCCAGGCTTTCCATTTGGGTAAGAGGAAATTTTTTCATTCCTGATGCCCGGGTTTTCTGGGTAAAACCTTCCGTTAAATTTCTGGAAAAGTACTTGAAAGAAAATAAAATTGAGACTGTAGTTACTTCCGGTCCTCCCCACTCCCTGCATTTGATAGGTTTAGGGCTTAAAGAGAAGTTCCCCCACCTGAAATGGATTGCAGACTTTCGTGATCCCTGGACGGAAATCTCTTACTATAAGCATTTAAAATTAACAAAAACTTCTGACAAGAAGCACCGCCAGCTGGAAAATGCTGTATTTAAAAATGCGGATATTACCCTGGCAACAAGCTATACCGATGCTGAAAATTTCCGCAAAGCGGGAGCTAATGCTGTATGCATCACGAACGGGTTTGATGAGAGCGATGCCGGCAAAACGGTAAGACAAAATAGCGAAAATTTCACATTAAGCTATATTGGGGTATTGGAACAGCTTCGCAATCCTGAAAATCTTTGGAAAGTCCTTGATGCTTTAGTAAATGAAAATACCGATTTCGCTGAAAATTTCACATTAAAATTTGTGGGAAGAATCGATGATAAAATCTTAAATTCCATTGAAAATTCAAGCCTGAAGAACCATATTCTGAATATGGGATATCTTTCCCATGGTAATGCGGTTAAAGAAATGCAGAATGCTGATATGCTGCTGATCACCAACTTTCCGAATGAATCTTCAAAAGGAATTATTCCCGGAAAAATATTTGAGTACCTGGCTTCCGGCAAACAGATTCTGTCATTCGGCCCTGATAAAGCTGATGTAACCAAAATTTTAGAAGAAACCAATGCCGGGAAACACTTCAGCTATAGTGATTCTGAAGCAGTGAAACAGTTTATACTTGAAAAATTTGAACTTTGGAAATCAGGAAACCTTATTGAAAACACACAATATATTGAACAGTTTTCAAGAAGAAATCTCACCAAAAAACTGGCTGAAATTTTGTAA
- a CDS encoding YpdA family putative bacillithiol disulfide reductase, protein MEILDILIIGAGPIGLNCAIEAQKKGLSYLIIEKGTIVNSLYHYPLYMRFFSTAEKLEIDGIPFISTAPKPGRQEALEYYQGIARQKRMNIHLYEKVLKVVKKGNLFEVETTKGKYSANNVVIATGFYDIPNMMNIPGEDLPKVRHYYTEPYPYARQKVVVIGSSNSAVDAALETYRKGAEVTMIIRHSEISKSVKYWVKPDIENRISEGSIKAYFNAEILEVKEHTVVFKDENNQTHEIDNDFVLAMTGYLPDFDFLKNSGIELNGDCLNPYYNMETMETNIPDLYLAGVVCGGKDTHLWFIENSRVHAEMIISSILTKENN, encoded by the coding sequence ATGGAAATTTTGGACATTCTCATTATAGGCGCAGGACCTATTGGCCTAAACTGTGCTATTGAAGCTCAAAAGAAAGGCCTCAGCTATCTGATTATTGAAAAAGGGACCATTGTCAACTCTCTTTACCACTATCCTTTATATATGCGTTTTTTTTCCACTGCTGAAAAACTTGAAATTGACGGAATTCCCTTTATCTCTACAGCCCCCAAACCGGGAAGACAGGAAGCATTGGAATACTACCAGGGAATTGCAAGACAAAAAAGGATGAATATTCACCTTTACGAAAAGGTTCTGAAGGTTGTGAAGAAGGGGAATCTATTTGAAGTTGAAACGACAAAAGGCAAATACTCCGCAAACAATGTAGTCATTGCCACCGGATTCTATGATATTCCGAATATGATGAATATTCCCGGGGAAGATCTTCCAAAAGTCAGACATTATTACACGGAACCTTATCCTTATGCAAGACAAAAGGTAGTGGTGATAGGATCCAGTAATTCTGCTGTAGATGCTGCTCTTGAAACGTATAGAAAAGGAGCGGAAGTGACCATGATCATCCGTCATTCTGAAATTTCAAAAAGTGTCAAATATTGGGTAAAACCGGATATTGAAAATAGAATTTCAGAAGGAAGCATCAAGGCTTATTTCAATGCTGAGATCCTTGAAGTGAAGGAGCATACAGTCGTTTTCAAGGATGAAAACAATCAAACCCATGAGATTGACAATGATTTCGTTCTGGCCATGACAGGCTATCTTCCTGATTTTGATTTTCTGAAAAATTCAGGCATCGAGCTGAATGGTGACTGCCTGAATCCTTATTACAATATGGAAACCATGGAAACCAATATTCCTGATTTATATCTTGCAGGAGTAGTTTGCGGGGGAAAAGATACCCATCTCTGGTTTATTGAGAATTCAAGAGTACATGCTGAAATGATTATAAGCAGTATTCTTACCAAAGAAAATAACTAA
- a CDS encoding SusD/RagB family nutrient-binding outer membrane lipoprotein: protein MKKIIYICSFLALAGSTVSCSRSLDEINKDTSRINEPVASSLLVPIQYNMAAVGYNRANDFTFDLMQVSLDFPNEGNSLSRYYITENTGAGFWNNSYRWLKQVDDLKKAAISADDKNYLAISMVLNAWIYSNLTDTYGDIPFSQASQLDDHISQPKFDKQKDIYVRLLDDLKAANALFITNKTLTGGDLFYKADTDTNGMANWKKFCNSLSLRLLTRILNKDGEINVKERIREIINNPTLYPVFQNNADGAKLDISGISPLMPPIARPQDFTTGRAASDFFVQALKANNDPRISMFFSQAKDLNNVNIGYVGAPSGYPFGTVFTYQPSNLNQNLAKAPLKIFVYPYAELQFTLAELALKGVIQGSAKTFYENGVKSSIEQWGAVVPANYFDNQNIAYEADMKKIMLQKYIALFFVDQQQWFEKRRTGFPVLPNNGGLLNNGNFPQRLMYPPNPKVLNTANYLAAVQQMGGDNINIKMWWNK, encoded by the coding sequence ATGAAAAAAATAATATATATATGCTCATTTCTTGCGCTGGCAGGAAGTACTGTCTCATGTAGCCGGAGCCTCGATGAAATCAATAAAGATACAAGTAGAATTAATGAACCTGTAGCCAGTTCTTTACTGGTACCGATACAGTACAACATGGCTGCTGTAGGATACAACAGAGCTAATGATTTTACTTTTGACCTGATGCAGGTTTCCCTGGATTTTCCTAATGAAGGAAATTCATTGAGCCGGTATTATATTACTGAAAATACCGGTGCCGGATTCTGGAACAATTCATACCGGTGGCTGAAGCAAGTAGATGATTTGAAAAAAGCAGCAATTTCTGCGGATGATAAGAATTATCTGGCGATCTCGATGGTTCTCAATGCGTGGATCTATTCCAATCTTACGGATACCTATGGGGATATCCCGTTTTCTCAGGCTTCACAATTGGATGATCATATTTCTCAGCCGAAATTTGATAAACAAAAAGATATTTATGTTCGTCTTCTCGATGATCTGAAAGCGGCCAATGCTCTTTTTATAACCAATAAAACCCTTACAGGTGGAGATTTGTTTTATAAGGCAGATACGGACACCAATGGAATGGCCAACTGGAAAAAATTCTGTAATTCTCTTTCGTTAAGACTGCTGACCAGAATTTTGAATAAAGACGGAGAAATCAATGTGAAAGAAAGAATCCGGGAAATTATCAATAACCCGACCCTTTATCCTGTTTTTCAGAATAATGCTGACGGTGCCAAACTGGATATTTCAGGAATCTCTCCCTTAATGCCGCCTATTGCAAGGCCACAGGATTTTACGACGGGAAGGGCTGCTTCAGATTTCTTTGTGCAGGCATTAAAAGCCAATAACGATCCCCGTATTTCTATGTTCTTCTCCCAGGCAAAAGATCTGAATAATGTAAATATTGGCTATGTAGGAGCTCCTTCAGGTTATCCTTTTGGAACCGTATTTACTTACCAGCCATCCAATCTTAACCAAAATTTAGCAAAGGCCCCTTTAAAGATCTTCGTTTATCCTTACGCCGAGCTGCAGTTTACTCTGGCAGAACTGGCACTGAAAGGAGTGATCCAGGGAAGCGCAAAAACTTTTTATGAAAACGGAGTGAAGTCCTCTATAGAACAGTGGGGAGCAGTGGTACCCGCCAATTATTTTGACAATCAAAATATAGCCTATGAAGCAGATATGAAAAAGATTATGCTTCAGAAATATATTGCTCTTTTCTTCGTAGATCAGCAGCAGTGGTTTGAAAAAAGAAGAACAGGGTTCCCGGTACTTCCCAATAACGGAGGCCTGCTGAATAACGGGAATTTTCCTCAAAGACTGATGTATCCGCCGAATCCAAAAGTATTGAACACGGCCAATTATCTGGCAGCCGTTCAGCAGATGGGAGGAGATAATATCAATATAAAAATGTGGTGGAATAAATAA